A single region of the Anguilla rostrata isolate EN2019 chromosome 11, ASM1855537v3, whole genome shotgun sequence genome encodes:
- the fbxw12 gene encoding F-box/WD repeat-containing protein 12 isoform X1 produces MDFDSSNLSLDCLIYIFSFLDEDDLIRASEVCKFWHEAAVTPWLWRQMCLQQWTFCNVARSESGKGSWRSYFLRRARLERRMETGRSGADYTCRSLRGHTGSVVGLVYLAGSDADISSSASVVCSASTDGTVRAWDVQQGTQLWATPAQSALCDITVDTKLGTLFTSDTAGKISAWEGLSGREVASFSTSSSGCKLLAYSVENQSVLMAGTGGGALHTLTSPSLTQLSRHMLFDTFKINQLISSPDRKWLFVGAQECIDTSPKVFFSESLSCPSEDEPPLRQSLPVSDCCAAAFLPADPARLVLIHNTENRGYSTLSVFNISMKKSKYQVDILVQQVETFQLEFGGRRPDVLLQTQGSDTLVVAVGNRLRVYTLKGVVLASFEDHTQPIAALCVDSFRVVTASRDLSLRVLTWKKEKDKGRTLQSRFHLLGGSHTMSRGFTKVACDYVSIVASVQSVNGKDVLKAYSFNS; encoded by the exons ACAGATGTGTCTGCAGCAGTGGACCTTCTGCAACGTGGCCCGGTCGGAGAGCGGGAAAGGAAGCTGGAGGAGCTACTTCCTGCGCCGTGCGCGGCTCGAGCGCAGAATGGAGACGGGGCGGTCGGGCGCGGACTACACCTGCAGGAGCCTGAGAGGGCACACGG GGAGTGTAGTTGGTTTGGTGTACCTGGCTGGAAGTGATGCTGACATTTCAAGCTCCGCGTCAGTGGTGTGCAGTGCATCCACAGATGGGACGGTACGGGCATGGGACGTCCAGCAG GGGACGCAGCTGTGGGCCACGCCTGCTCAGAGTgctctgtgtgacatcaccgtGGATACCAAGCTGGGGACCCTGTTCACCTCAGACACCGCGGGGAAGATTTCGGCCTGGGAGGGGCTCTCTGGGAGGGAGGTGgcctccttctccacctcctcctccggATGCAAGCTGCTTGCTTACAGCGTGGAGAACCAGTCCGTCCTCATG GCTGGGACTGGTGGTGGTGCCCTCCACACCCTGACAAGCCCTTCCCTTACACAATTGTCACGTCACATGTTATTCGATACCTTCAAAATCAACCAACTAATTTCGTCTCCTGAcagaaaatggctttttgtaGGGGCACAGGAGTGCATCGACACAAGTCCAAAG GTTTTCTTCAGTGAAAGTCTGAGCTGTCCCTCTGAGGACGAGCCCCCACTGCGCCAGTCCTTGCCTGTGTCAGACTGCTGTGCGGCTGCTTTTCTACCGGCGGACCCAGCCAGATTGGTTCTGATCCACAATACTGAAAACCGTGGATACAGTACCCTCTCCGTCTTCAACATCTCCATGAAAAAATCCAAATATCAAGTGGACATTTTAG TTCAGCAAGTCGAGACGTTTCAGTTGGAATTCGGGGGAAGGCGTCCAGACGTCCTCCTCCAAACCCAAGGGAGTGACACTCTTGTGGTTGCCGTGGGGAACAGACTGAGAGTTTACACACTGAAAGGCGTTGTGCTCGCTAGCTTTGAGGACCACACGCAGCCCATCGCAGCGCTTTGTGTG GACAGCTTCCGGGTCGTTACGGCGTCACGTGACCTCTCCCTCAGAGTGCTAACATGGAAGAAGGAGAAAGACAAAGGGAGAACCCTGCAGAGCAGATTCCACCTGCTGGGAGGGTCTCACACCATGTCGAG AGGATTCACAAAAGTGGCTTGTGATTATGTGAGCATCGTGGCTTCAGTGCAGTCTGTGAATGGAAAGGATGTCCTGAAGGCGTACTCCTTCAACTCCTGA
- the fbxw12 gene encoding F-box/WD repeat-containing protein 12 isoform X3: MCLQQWTFCNVARSESGKGSWRSYFLRRARLERRMETGRSGADYTCRSLRGHTGSVVGLVYLAGSDADISSSASVVCSASTDGTVRAWDVQQGTQLWATPAQSALCDITVDTKLGTLFTSDTAGKISAWEGLSGREVASFSTSSSGCKLLAYSVENQSVLMAGTGGGALHTLTSPSLTQLSRHMLFDTFKINQLISSPDRKWLFVGAQECIDTSPKVFFSESLSCPSEDEPPLRQSLPVSDCCAAAFLPADPARLVLIHNTENRGYSTLSVFNISMKKSKYQVDILVQQVETFQLEFGGRRPDVLLQTQGSDTLVVAVGNRLRVYTLKGVVLASFEDHTQPIAALCVDSFRVVTASRDLSLRVLTWKKEKDKGRTLQSRFHLLGGSHTMSRGFTKVACDYVSIVASVQSVNGKDVLKAYSFNS; this comes from the exons ATGTGTCTGCAGCAGTGGACCTTCTGCAACGTGGCCCGGTCGGAGAGCGGGAAAGGAAGCTGGAGGAGCTACTTCCTGCGCCGTGCGCGGCTCGAGCGCAGAATGGAGACGGGGCGGTCGGGCGCGGACTACACCTGCAGGAGCCTGAGAGGGCACACGG GGAGTGTAGTTGGTTTGGTGTACCTGGCTGGAAGTGATGCTGACATTTCAAGCTCCGCGTCAGTGGTGTGCAGTGCATCCACAGATGGGACGGTACGGGCATGGGACGTCCAGCAG GGGACGCAGCTGTGGGCCACGCCTGCTCAGAGTgctctgtgtgacatcaccgtGGATACCAAGCTGGGGACCCTGTTCACCTCAGACACCGCGGGGAAGATTTCGGCCTGGGAGGGGCTCTCTGGGAGGGAGGTGgcctccttctccacctcctcctccggATGCAAGCTGCTTGCTTACAGCGTGGAGAACCAGTCCGTCCTCATG GCTGGGACTGGTGGTGGTGCCCTCCACACCCTGACAAGCCCTTCCCTTACACAATTGTCACGTCACATGTTATTCGATACCTTCAAAATCAACCAACTAATTTCGTCTCCTGAcagaaaatggctttttgtaGGGGCACAGGAGTGCATCGACACAAGTCCAAAG GTTTTCTTCAGTGAAAGTCTGAGCTGTCCCTCTGAGGACGAGCCCCCACTGCGCCAGTCCTTGCCTGTGTCAGACTGCTGTGCGGCTGCTTTTCTACCGGCGGACCCAGCCAGATTGGTTCTGATCCACAATACTGAAAACCGTGGATACAGTACCCTCTCCGTCTTCAACATCTCCATGAAAAAATCCAAATATCAAGTGGACATTTTAG TTCAGCAAGTCGAGACGTTTCAGTTGGAATTCGGGGGAAGGCGTCCAGACGTCCTCCTCCAAACCCAAGGGAGTGACACTCTTGTGGTTGCCGTGGGGAACAGACTGAGAGTTTACACACTGAAAGGCGTTGTGCTCGCTAGCTTTGAGGACCACACGCAGCCCATCGCAGCGCTTTGTGTG GACAGCTTCCGGGTCGTTACGGCGTCACGTGACCTCTCCCTCAGAGTGCTAACATGGAAGAAGGAGAAAGACAAAGGGAGAACCCTGCAGAGCAGATTCCACCTGCTGGGAGGGTCTCACACCATGTCGAG AGGATTCACAAAAGTGGCTTGTGATTATGTGAGCATCGTGGCTTCAGTGCAGTCTGTGAATGGAAAGGATGTCCTGAAGGCGTACTCCTTCAACTCCTGA
- the fbxw12 gene encoding F-box/WD repeat-containing protein 12 isoform X2 yields MDFDSSNLSLDCLIYIFSFLDEDDLIRASEFWHEAAVTPWLWRQMCLQQWTFCNVARSESGKGSWRSYFLRRARLERRMETGRSGADYTCRSLRGHTGSVVGLVYLAGSDADISSSASVVCSASTDGTVRAWDVQQGTQLWATPAQSALCDITVDTKLGTLFTSDTAGKISAWEGLSGREVASFSTSSSGCKLLAYSVENQSVLMAGTGGGALHTLTSPSLTQLSRHMLFDTFKINQLISSPDRKWLFVGAQECIDTSPKVFFSESLSCPSEDEPPLRQSLPVSDCCAAAFLPADPARLVLIHNTENRGYSTLSVFNISMKKSKYQVDILVQQVETFQLEFGGRRPDVLLQTQGSDTLVVAVGNRLRVYTLKGVVLASFEDHTQPIAALCVDSFRVVTASRDLSLRVLTWKKEKDKGRTLQSRFHLLGGSHTMSRGFTKVACDYVSIVASVQSVNGKDVLKAYSFNS; encoded by the exons ACAGATGTGTCTGCAGCAGTGGACCTTCTGCAACGTGGCCCGGTCGGAGAGCGGGAAAGGAAGCTGGAGGAGCTACTTCCTGCGCCGTGCGCGGCTCGAGCGCAGAATGGAGACGGGGCGGTCGGGCGCGGACTACACCTGCAGGAGCCTGAGAGGGCACACGG GGAGTGTAGTTGGTTTGGTGTACCTGGCTGGAAGTGATGCTGACATTTCAAGCTCCGCGTCAGTGGTGTGCAGTGCATCCACAGATGGGACGGTACGGGCATGGGACGTCCAGCAG GGGACGCAGCTGTGGGCCACGCCTGCTCAGAGTgctctgtgtgacatcaccgtGGATACCAAGCTGGGGACCCTGTTCACCTCAGACACCGCGGGGAAGATTTCGGCCTGGGAGGGGCTCTCTGGGAGGGAGGTGgcctccttctccacctcctcctccggATGCAAGCTGCTTGCTTACAGCGTGGAGAACCAGTCCGTCCTCATG GCTGGGACTGGTGGTGGTGCCCTCCACACCCTGACAAGCCCTTCCCTTACACAATTGTCACGTCACATGTTATTCGATACCTTCAAAATCAACCAACTAATTTCGTCTCCTGAcagaaaatggctttttgtaGGGGCACAGGAGTGCATCGACACAAGTCCAAAG GTTTTCTTCAGTGAAAGTCTGAGCTGTCCCTCTGAGGACGAGCCCCCACTGCGCCAGTCCTTGCCTGTGTCAGACTGCTGTGCGGCTGCTTTTCTACCGGCGGACCCAGCCAGATTGGTTCTGATCCACAATACTGAAAACCGTGGATACAGTACCCTCTCCGTCTTCAACATCTCCATGAAAAAATCCAAATATCAAGTGGACATTTTAG TTCAGCAAGTCGAGACGTTTCAGTTGGAATTCGGGGGAAGGCGTCCAGACGTCCTCCTCCAAACCCAAGGGAGTGACACTCTTGTGGTTGCCGTGGGGAACAGACTGAGAGTTTACACACTGAAAGGCGTTGTGCTCGCTAGCTTTGAGGACCACACGCAGCCCATCGCAGCGCTTTGTGTG GACAGCTTCCGGGTCGTTACGGCGTCACGTGACCTCTCCCTCAGAGTGCTAACATGGAAGAAGGAGAAAGACAAAGGGAGAACCCTGCAGAGCAGATTCCACCTGCTGGGAGGGTCTCACACCATGTCGAG AGGATTCACAAAAGTGGCTTGTGATTATGTGAGCATCGTGGCTTCAGTGCAGTCTGTGAATGGAAAGGATGTCCTGAAGGCGTACTCCTTCAACTCCTGA